A region from the Microcebus murinus isolate Inina chromosome 3, M.murinus_Inina_mat1.0, whole genome shotgun sequence genome encodes:
- the SLC67A2 gene encoding major facilitator superfamily domain-containing protein 9 translates to MELEGRRGLGSAPGLASTTPESGQKRRTEAEAGAAGPGAVRARRFLLCLYLVGFLDLFGVSMVVPLLSLHIKSLGASPTVAGIVGSSYGVLQLFSSTLVGCWSDVAGRRASLLVCILLSALGYLLLGAATNVFLFVLARVPAGIFKHTLSISRALLSDLVAEKERPIVIGHFNTASSVGFILGPMVGGYLTELDGGFYLTAFICFSVFILNAGLVWLLPWSEAKLGSAGNGLRWGKTHVLSGKSDCGVQEAATTRGARTGEKAARPPWVAVVSALQDMKSLMFSEMWDIFLVRLLMAVAVMLYYSNFVLALEERFGVRPKVTGYLISYSSALGATAGFALGPILRLYKHDAHALLLHSSALTCALLLLYSAAPTVGAVVFSSTLLSFSTAIGRTCITDLQLTVGGAQASGTLIGMGQSVTAVGRIIAPLLSGVAQEVSPCGPPSLGVALALVAVFIMSLNKPRSSGDVRDKLKIE, encoded by the exons ATGGAGCTCGAGGGTCGCCGCGGCCTGGGCTCCGCCCCGGGGCTGGCCTCGACGACCCCGGAGTCGGGGCAGAAGCGGAGGacagaggccgaggcgggggctGCCGGCCCCGGTGCTGTCCGAGCCCGCCGCTTCCTGCTCTGTCTCTACCTGGTGGGCTTCTTG gatttgTTTGGTGTCAGCATGGTTGTCCCTTTATTGAGCCTTCACATCAAGTCCCTTGGAGCAAGTCCAACAGTTGCTGGAATAGTAG GCTCCTCCTATGGTGTTTTGCAACTCTTTTCTAGCACACTGGTG GGCTGCTGGAGCGACGTGGCGGGAAGACGGGCTTCCTTGCTGGTGTGCATTCTGCTCAGTGCCCTGGGCTATCTCCTCCTTGGAGCTGCCACCAACGTGTTCCTGTTTGTCCTGGCTAGAGTTCCTGCAG GTATTTTTAAACACACCCTCTCCATCTCGAGGGCTCTGCTTTCTGATCTGGTTGCAGAGAAGGAACGGCCGATCGTAATCGGGCACTTCAATACAGCATCCAGTGTGGGCTTCATCTTGGGCCCCATGGTCGGGGGCTATCTCACTGAATTAGATGGTGGGTTTTATCTTACAGCCTTCAtctgtttttctgtcttcattcTCAATGCTG GTCTCGTTTGGCTGTTACCGTGGAGTGAAGCAAAACTGGGCAGTGCAGGAAATGGCCTGCGTTGGGGTAAGACCCACGTGCTGTCTGGGAAAAGTGACTGTGGCGTACAGGAAGCAGCCACCACCCGTGGGGCCAGGACTGGGGAGAAGGCTGCCCGGCCTCCCTGGGTCGCCGTGGTGTCGGCCTTGCAGGACATGAAGAGCCTGATGTTCTCTGAAATGTGGGACATATTTCTGGTGCGCTTGCTGATGGCTGTGGCAGTCATGCTGTACTACAGTAATTTCGTCCTGGCCCTGGAGGAGCGCTTCGGGGTGCGGCCCAAGGTGACAGGCTACCTCATCAGTTACAGCAGCGCCCTGGGAGCCACCGCGGGCTTCGCGCTGGGGCCCATCCTACGGCTGTACAAGCACGACGCGCACGCgctgctgctgcactccagcGCGCTCACCTGCGCCCTGCTGCTGCTCTACTCGGCGGCCCCGACCGTGGGCGCCGTCGTCTTCTCCTCCACTCTCCTGTCCTTCTCCACCGCCATCGGCAGGACGTGCATCACGGACCTCCAGCTCACCGTGGGCGGGGCCCAGGCCAGCGGCACCCTCATAGGCATGGGGCAGTCGGTGACCGCGGTGGGCCGCATCATCGCCCCTCTCCTCTCAGGCGTCGCACAGGAGGTCAGCCCTTGCGGCCCCCCGAGTCTGGGGGTGGCGTTAGCCTTGGTGGCTGTCTTCATCATGTCTCTGAACAAACCTCGCTCTAGTGGCGACGTGagggataaattaaaaattgaatag